A part of Agrobacterium vitis genomic DNA contains:
- a CDS encoding GntR family transcriptional regulator: MNQPRVRELVRAGNTVEQLVRAIADLIIVGDLKPDDKLDEGSLATRFEVSRTPVREALRQLCAMGLVERKPNKSAVVTNVTGQFLTSMFEAMAELEAVCARLAAERMTLEERRALERMHRSSIRIVQAGQTEDYSAYNIEFHNRIYQGAHNQHILELVTQTRSRLAPFRRAQFRLTGRLSLSFQEHEAIVNAILRGEKTAAAEAAYRHVEIVGDASSTLTQHTGSRD, from the coding sequence ATGAACCAGCCGAGGGTGCGCGAACTTGTTCGTGCCGGCAATACGGTCGAACAATTGGTGCGCGCCATTGCCGACCTGATTATCGTCGGTGACTTGAAGCCGGATGATAAACTGGATGAAGGATCGCTTGCCACCCGGTTCGAGGTGTCACGCACGCCGGTGCGCGAGGCGCTGCGGCAATTGTGCGCCATGGGGCTGGTGGAGCGCAAGCCGAACAAGAGCGCTGTTGTCACCAACGTCACCGGCCAGTTCCTGACCTCGATGTTCGAAGCCATGGCGGAGCTTGAGGCCGTTTGCGCCAGGCTTGCGGCAGAGCGTATGACGCTGGAGGAGCGCCGGGCGCTGGAGCGGATGCATCGCTCATCGATCCGCATCGTGCAGGCCGGGCAGACGGAGGATTATTCCGCCTATAATATCGAATTTCACAACCGGATCTATCAGGGCGCCCATAACCAGCATATTCTGGAACTGGTAACGCAAACCCGGTCGCGGCTGGCGCCCTTTCGCCGCGCCCAGTTTCGCTTGACGGGTCGCTTGTCCCTGTCCTTCCAGGAGCATGAGGCCATCGTCAATGCCATCCTGCGCGGTGAAAAGACTGCCGCCGCCGAAGCGGCCTATCGCCATGTCGAAATTGTCGGCGATGCCAGCAGCACATTGACCCAGCACACGGGCAGCAGGGACTGA
- a CDS encoding ABC transporter ATP-binding protein, which translates to MANLVEIRDLKVQATTDSGRKVEIIKGISLDIPEGEIVALIGESGSGKTTIALTLMGHTRPGCRITGGTINVAGKDMAALSERDRARIRGTDVAYVPQSAAAAFNPAIQIMDQVIEVTRIHDQMSKEEARTRAVALFRALSLPNPETIGSRYPHQVSGGQLQRLSAAMALIGGPKLVIFDEPTTALDVTTQIEVLRAFKSVMRKDGISGVYVSHDLAVVAQIADRIIVLKGGEVQESGTTADLLAHAQHPYTRELLSAFEPKPRTTPLAEDKSLKPLLEIENLIAGYGDLQPDGLPLVQAVQSVNLTVRNGRNLGIIGESGCGKSTLARSIAGLLPSAAGHIIFNGRELGRHARDRTRDQLREMQIVFQSADTALNPAKSIEEIIGRPLTFYHGMKGKARDARINQLLDMVHLPQSLRQRRPSELSGGQKQRVNFARALAAEPKLILCDEITSALDTVVAAAVIELLKELQRELGLSYIFISHDLSVVEAICDEIVVMYAGKKVEQISPQQLAAPQHPYSKLLFSSVPKLDPTWLDTLQQDPELVRTYRINP; encoded by the coding sequence ATGGCAAACCTCGTGGAAATCCGCGACCTCAAGGTCCAGGCCACCACCGATTCCGGCCGCAAGGTCGAGATTATCAAGGGCATCAGCCTGGATATACCGGAGGGCGAAATCGTTGCCTTGATCGGCGAAAGTGGCTCTGGGAAAACCACCATCGCCCTGACGTTGATGGGCCATACCCGCCCCGGATGCCGTATAACCGGCGGCACGATCAATGTCGCGGGCAAGGACATGGCCGCGCTTTCCGAGCGTGATCGCGCCCGTATTCGCGGCACCGATGTCGCTTATGTGCCGCAATCGGCGGCGGCGGCCTTCAATCCGGCCATCCAGATCATGGATCAGGTGATCGAGGTCACCCGCATTCACGACCAAATGTCGAAGGAAGAAGCCCGCACCCGCGCCGTGGCGCTGTTTCGGGCGCTGTCGCTGCCCAATCCGGAAACCATCGGCTCACGCTATCCGCATCAGGTCTCCGGCGGCCAATTACAGCGCCTTTCGGCGGCCATGGCCCTGATCGGTGGTCCGAAACTGGTGATTTTCGATGAGCCGACCACCGCCCTTGATGTGACGACGCAGATCGAAGTGCTGCGGGCCTTCAAGTCGGTGATGCGCAAGGACGGTATTTCCGGGGTCTATGTCTCCCATGATCTGGCCGTCGTTGCCCAGATTGCCGATCGTATTATCGTGCTCAAGGGCGGAGAAGTGCAGGAAAGCGGCACGACTGCCGACCTGCTGGCGCATGCCCAACATCCCTATACCCGCGAACTTCTGTCTGCCTTTGAACCCAAACCCCGCACAACACCGCTTGCCGAAGACAAGAGTCTCAAGCCCTTGCTGGAAATCGAAAACCTGATTGCTGGCTATGGCGATCTGCAACCGGATGGCCTGCCTCTCGTTCAGGCGGTGCAGTCCGTCAACCTGACAGTGCGCAATGGCCGCAACCTCGGCATTATCGGCGAATCCGGCTGCGGCAAATCCACTCTGGCGCGCAGCATTGCCGGCCTCCTGCCGTCTGCAGCGGGCCATATCATTTTCAATGGCCGTGAACTGGGCCGTCATGCCCGCGACCGCACCCGCGACCAGCTGCGCGAAATGCAAATCGTCTTCCAATCCGCCGACACGGCGCTGAACCCGGCGAAATCCATCGAGGAAATCATCGGTCGCCCGCTGACCTTTTACCATGGCATGAAGGGCAAGGCCCGCGATGCCCGCATCAACCAATTGCTCGACATGGTGCATCTCCCGCAATCACTGCGCCAGCGCCGCCCCTCGGAACTATCAGGCGGCCAGAAACAGCGGGTCAATTTCGCCCGCGCACTGGCAGCGGAACCGAAGCTGATCCTGTGCGACGAAATCACCTCTGCGCTCGACACCGTAGTGGCTGCCGCCGTAATCGAACTTTTGAAGGAATTGCAGCGTGAACTCGGCCTGTCCTATATTTTCATCAGCCACGATTTGTCGGTGGTGGAAGCGATCTGCGACGAAATCGTGGTGATGTATGCGGGCAAGAAGGTCGAGCAGATCTCACCGCAACAGCTTGCTGCCCCGCAGCATCCCTATTCCAAACTGCTGTTTTCTTCGGTGCCGAAACTCGACCCGACCTGGCTCGATACGCTGCAACAGGACCCAGAACTGGTCAGGACCTACCGCATCAATCCATGA
- a CDS encoding ABC transporter permease codes for MTMTPLNGTPSNATPSTAPIARRRRSFGYRINAVGIAGLTVIAAWALVAIFAPLLIPHPVGEIVDFDYFGPMSNTLWLGSDYLGRDMLSRIIMGARYTVGISLAAVTIACFSGVVLGMIAAVAGGWIDTVLSRFLDAMNSIPSKLFGLVVVAAVGSSIPVLVMTLSVIYTPGAYRFARALAVNINAMDFISVAHIRGENIFYIIRSEILPNITGPVLADFGLRFVFIVLLLSGLSFLGLGVQPPNADWGALVRENIGGLPFAAPAVIFPSLAIASLTISVNMLIDNLPRKIRDRSA; via the coding sequence ATGACTATGACGCCACTAAACGGGACGCCATCGAACGCGACGCCATCAACAGCACCAATCGCTCGCAGACGCCGGTCATTCGGCTATCGCATCAACGCCGTTGGCATTGCCGGTCTGACAGTTATTGCCGCCTGGGCGCTGGTGGCGATATTCGCACCGCTGCTCATTCCGCATCCGGTCGGTGAGATCGTCGATTTCGACTATTTCGGACCGATGAGCAACACGCTTTGGCTGGGCTCCGACTATCTCGGTCGGGACATGCTGTCGCGCATCATCATGGGTGCGCGCTACACGGTCGGCATTTCGCTTGCCGCCGTCACCATCGCCTGTTTTTCCGGCGTCGTGCTCGGCATGATCGCCGCCGTCGCCGGTGGCTGGATCGATACCGTGCTCAGCCGTTTTCTCGATGCGATGAACTCCATTCCCAGCAAGCTTTTCGGCCTCGTCGTGGTCGCCGCCGTCGGGTCGTCGATCCCGGTTCTGGTCATGACCCTGTCGGTGATCTACACGCCCGGCGCCTATCGCTTTGCCCGCGCCCTTGCCGTCAATATCAATGCCATGGATTTCATCAGCGTCGCACACATCCGGGGCGAGAATATTTTCTACATCATCCGCTCTGAAATCCTGCCGAATATTACCGGACCGGTGCTGGCGGATTTTGGTCTGCGCTTCGTCTTCATCGTGTTGCTGCTCTCAGGGCTTTCCTTCCTGGGCCTTGGCGTCCAGCCGCCCAATGCCGACTGGGGCGCGCTGGTGCGTGAGAATATCGGCGGCCTGCCCTTTGCGGCACCGGCGGTGATTTTCCCGTCGCTGGCCATTGCCAGCCTGACGATCAGCGTCAACATGCTGATCGATAATCTTCCCCGCAAGATCCGCGACAGGAGTGCATGA
- a CDS encoding ABC transporter permease translates to MCVNARAFSLVVNRLVIALITLIIVSLAVFMATALLPGDTATMLLGQAATPEAVEGLRQAMHLNDPAILRFLRWATGLLQGDLGTSYANNMPIAELISGRLVNSMKLAGITALLAVPIALTLGITSAMLRGSLYDRCVTVVTIGVISVPEFMIATSAVLLFAVYLKWLPALSFANEVHSFAGLVRVYAMPVITLTFGVSAQMIRMTRAAVIETLDTPYVEMALLKGASRRRIVLRHALPNALGPIVNAMALSLSYLIGGVIIVETIFNYPGIAKLMVDAVATRDLPLIQSCAMIFCVGYLVLITIADIVSILSNPRLR, encoded by the coding sequence ATGTGCGTGAACGCCCGAGCCTTTTCCCTTGTTGTCAACAGGCTGGTGATCGCCCTGATCACCTTGATCATCGTGTCGCTCGCCGTTTTCATGGCGACTGCACTGTTGCCAGGCGATACGGCAACCATGCTGCTTGGTCAGGCCGCGACGCCTGAAGCTGTCGAAGGCCTGCGCCAGGCCATGCATCTCAACGATCCCGCAATCCTGCGGTTCCTGCGTTGGGCAACGGGCTTGCTGCAAGGCGATCTCGGCACCTCCTATGCCAATAACATGCCGATTGCCGAGCTGATTTCCGGCCGTCTGGTCAATTCCATGAAGCTTGCAGGCATCACCGCCCTCCTGGCTGTTCCCATTGCGCTGACGCTGGGTATTACATCGGCGATGCTGCGCGGCTCCCTTTATGATCGCTGCGTCACGGTGGTAACCATTGGGGTGATTTCCGTGCCGGAATTCATGATTGCCACCTCCGCCGTTCTGCTGTTTGCGGTCTATCTGAAATGGCTGCCGGCGCTGTCCTTTGCCAATGAGGTCCACAGTTTTGCTGGCCTGGTGCGGGTCTATGCCATGCCCGTCATCACGCTGACCTTCGGCGTTTCTGCCCAGATGATCCGCATGACCCGGGCAGCGGTGATCGAAACTCTCGATACGCCCTATGTGGAAATGGCATTGCTGAAAGGCGCCTCACGCCGCCGCATCGTGCTGCGCCATGCGCTGCCCAATGCGCTGGGGCCCATCGTCAATGCCATGGCGCTATCGCTGTCCTATCTGATCGGCGGGGTCATCATCGTCGAGACGATCTTCAACTATCCCGGCATTGCCAAGCTCATGGTCGATGCCGTCGCCACCCGTGACCTGCCACTGATCCAGAGCTGCGCGATGATCTTCTGCGTCGGCTATCTCGTGCTGATCACCATTGCCGATATCGTTTCCATTCTCTCCAATCCGAGGCTGCGATGA
- a CDS encoding ABC transporter substrate-binding protein, with the protein MTDKQTTNWTGADDAMVENAIRRGATRRELMQMMLAGGVALTAAGSIMGRASSALAATPVKGGSLKAAGYSASNADTLDPAKASLSTDYVRCCALYNRLTILDKTGAPQMELAESVESKDAQVWTIKLKSGVTFHDGKTLTADDVVYSLKRHLDPATGSKVAKIAAQMTGIKAVDKQTVEISLAHANADMPSILAIHQFMIVADGTTDFSKGNGTGAFVLEKFEPGVRSIMKRNGNYWKAGGPNVDSFEFFAISEDNARVNALLSGDIQLAASINPRSMRLVDTEDGFVLSKTTSGNYTNLNMRMDMAPGNKKDFIDGMKLIVNREQIIKSAMRGLGEIGNDQPLSSASFYHNADLKPKAFDPDKAKFHFQKAGVLGQSIPVIASEAASSSIDMAMIIQASAAEIGMKLDVQRVPSDGYWDKYWLKAPIHFGNINPRPTPDILFSLLYSSDAPWNESQYKSPKFDKMLLEARGLLDQAKRKEIYGEMQVMISEEAGTVIPAYLSNVDAITAKLKGLEPSPLGGMMGYAFAEYVWLEA; encoded by the coding sequence ATGACAGACAAGCAGACAACAAACTGGACCGGCGCTGATGATGCCATGGTGGAAAATGCCATTCGCCGTGGCGCCACCCGCCGCGAACTGATGCAGATGATGCTGGCAGGTGGCGTTGCCCTCACCGCCGCCGGCTCCATCATGGGTCGCGCCTCAAGCGCGCTCGCCGCAACGCCGGTCAAGGGCGGATCGTTGAAAGCCGCCGGCTATTCTGCATCCAATGCCGATACGCTGGACCCGGCCAAGGCCTCGCTCTCCACCGACTATGTGCGTTGCTGCGCGCTCTATAACCGCCTGACCATTCTCGATAAAACCGGTGCTCCGCAGATGGAGCTGGCAGAATCGGTTGAAAGCAAGGACGCTCAGGTCTGGACGATCAAGCTGAAAAGCGGCGTGACCTTCCATGACGGCAAGACGCTGACCGCAGACGACGTGGTCTATTCGCTGAAGCGCCATCTCGATCCCGCCACCGGCTCCAAGGTTGCCAAGATCGCCGCTCAGATGACTGGCATCAAGGCCGTCGACAAGCAGACCGTGGAAATCTCCCTGGCACATGCCAATGCCGACATGCCGTCCATTCTCGCCATCCATCAGTTCATGATCGTTGCCGATGGCACCACGGATTTCTCCAAGGGCAATGGCACCGGCGCCTTCGTTCTCGAAAAATTCGAGCCCGGCGTCCGCTCGATCATGAAGCGCAATGGCAATTACTGGAAAGCTGGCGGCCCGAATGTCGACAGTTTCGAATTCTTCGCCATCAGCGAAGATAATGCCCGCGTCAACGCGCTGCTGTCGGGTGATATCCAGCTGGCCGCCTCCATCAATCCGCGCTCCATGCGTCTGGTCGATACCGAGGACGGTTTCGTGCTGTCGAAGACGACGTCGGGCAATTACACCAATCTCAACATGCGCATGGATATGGCGCCGGGCAACAAGAAAGACTTCATCGATGGCATGAAGCTAATCGTTAACCGGGAGCAGATCATCAAGTCGGCAATGCGCGGCCTTGGTGAAATCGGCAATGACCAGCCGCTATCGTCTGCCAGCTTCTATCACAATGCCGACCTGAAGCCGAAGGCCTTCGATCCCGACAAGGCGAAATTCCACTTCCAGAAGGCGGGCGTGCTTGGCCAGTCCATCCCGGTCATCGCATCGGAAGCCGCAAGCTCTTCCATCGACATGGCGATGATCATCCAGGCATCGGCGGCGGAAATCGGCATGAAGCTCGATGTCCAGCGCGTTCCCTCCGATGGGTATTGGGACAAATACTGGCTGAAGGCGCCGATCCATTTTGGCAATATCAACCCACGCCCTACACCCGACATCCTGTTCTCGCTTCTCTATTCCTCCGATGCTCCGTGGAACGAAAGCCAGTATAAGTCGCCGAAATTCGACAAGATGCTGCTCGAAGCCCGTGGCCTTCTCGATCAGGCCAAGCGCAAGGAAATCTACGGTGAAATGCAGGTGATGATCTCAGAGGAAGCAGGCACGGTCATTCCCGCCTATCTTTCCAACGTCGATGCCATCACCGCCAAGCTGAAAGGGCTTGAACCCAGCCCGCTGGGTGGCATGATGGGCTATGCCTTCGCCGAATATGTCTGGCTGGAAGCCTGA
- a CDS encoding HAD-IA family hydrolase, giving the protein MAKAFTDLKYLTFDVVGTLIDFERGITDCLTEIAADVGVTVDGEQALSLYRAARYDDAALLFPDDLARVYLKIAPELGLPVETALGERLRGSVTDWKPFADSVAALAQLKTRYRLIAMTNAQRWAFTYFDEALGQPFHAAFTTDDTSTEKPDPAFFETVFAFVESEGSSRADILHVAQSQYHDIGISRQLGLTNCWIERRHAQKGYGGTIEPEAFVKPDFHFTSMAALADAVEQNRAA; this is encoded by the coding sequence ATGGCAAAAGCCTTCACGGATTTGAAATATCTCACCTTTGACGTGGTCGGCACGCTGATTGACTTTGAGCGCGGCATTACCGATTGCCTCACTGAGATTGCCGCAGATGTTGGCGTGACCGTGGATGGCGAACAGGCCCTGTCGCTCTACCGTGCCGCCCGCTATGACGATGCGGCCCTGCTTTTTCCCGATGATCTCGCCCGGGTCTATTTGAAAATCGCTCCCGAACTGGGCCTGCCGGTAGAGACGGCCCTCGGTGAGCGCCTGCGCGGCTCCGTCACCGATTGGAAGCCCTTTGCTGATAGCGTCGCAGCGCTGGCACAGTTGAAAACCCGCTACCGGCTGATCGCCATGACCAATGCGCAGCGCTGGGCCTTTACATATTTCGATGAGGCTTTGGGCCAGCCCTTTCATGCAGCCTTCACCACCGACGACACCAGCACCGAAAAGCCCGATCCAGCGTTTTTCGAAACGGTTTTCGCGTTCGTGGAATCGGAAGGCAGCAGCCGGGCGGATATTCTGCATGTGGCGCAAAGCCAGTATCACGACATCGGCATTTCACGGCAGCTTGGCTTGACCAATTGCTGGATCGAGCGGCGCCATGCCCAAAAAGGCTATGGCGGCACGATCGAGCCTGAAGCCTTTGTGAAACCCGATTTTCACTTCACCTCCATGGCCGCTCTTGCCGACGCTGTCGAGCAGAACCGCGCGGCCTGA
- a CDS encoding aspartate aminotransferase family protein, whose translation MLSNSLIELDRAHLVHPVASYRGHEKAGVRVLKSAKGATVTDANGHQLLDGFAGLWCVNAGYGQESIIEAATKQLRELPYATGYFSLGSEPAIRLAAELADRAPGDLNHVYFTLGGSDAIDSTIRFIRYYYHCKGTPQKDQFISVEQGYHGSSTVGAGLTALPLFHAGFGLPFDWQHKIPSHYAYRNPVGNDPAAIIASSVAALRAKVEELGSERVAAFYVEPIQGSGGVIVPPDGWLKAMRDVCSELDILFVADEVITGFGRTGPLFACADDGVVPDLMTTAKGLTSGYVPMGAVFLSDKIYNTIADGAGSAAIGHGYTYSAHPVSAAVGLAVLKLYEDGLLENGRKMGARLIAGLESLKDHPLVGDVRGRGMLAAIEMVVDKDKKTPLPAAAAPATRVFERAWDNGLVIRAFANGILGYAPPLCCTESEIDAIVERTRKTLDQTLADPDVRAAMA comes from the coding sequence ATGTTGAGCAATTCCCTGATTGAACTGGACCGCGCCCATCTGGTGCATCCGGTTGCCTCCTATCGCGGCCATGAAAAAGCTGGCGTGCGCGTGTTGAAATCCGCAAAGGGTGCCACCGTGACTGACGCCAACGGCCATCAATTGCTGGATGGTTTTGCCGGTCTGTGGTGCGTCAATGCTGGCTATGGTCAGGAAAGCATTATTGAAGCCGCCACCAAGCAATTGCGTGAACTGCCTTACGCCACCGGCTATTTCAGCCTCGGCTCAGAACCCGCCATCCGGCTGGCAGCCGAACTGGCAGACCGCGCACCGGGCGATCTCAACCACGTTTATTTCACCCTTGGCGGCTCGGATGCCATCGATAGTACCATCCGCTTCATCCGCTATTATTACCATTGCAAAGGCACACCGCAGAAGGACCAGTTTATCTCGGTGGAACAGGGCTATCATGGCTCGTCCACGGTCGGCGCTGGCCTGACCGCCCTGCCACTGTTCCACGCCGGATTCGGCCTGCCATTCGATTGGCAGCATAAAATTCCGTCGCACTATGCCTATCGCAACCCGGTGGGCAATGATCCGGCAGCCATTATTGCTTCCTCCGTTGCCGCCTTGCGGGCAAAGGTTGAGGAACTGGGTTCTGAGCGTGTGGCCGCGTTTTATGTGGAGCCGATTCAAGGTTCCGGCGGCGTAATTGTTCCGCCCGATGGCTGGCTGAAAGCCATGCGCGATGTCTGCTCTGAGTTGGATATTCTGTTTGTGGCCGATGAAGTCATCACCGGCTTTGGCCGCACCGGTCCGTTGTTTGCCTGTGCCGACGACGGCGTGGTGCCGGATCTGATGACCACCGCCAAAGGCCTCACCTCTGGCTATGTGCCGATGGGCGCGGTGTTCCTGTCTGATAAAATCTACAACACCATTGCCGATGGTGCTGGATCGGCCGCCATTGGTCATGGCTATACCTATTCGGCCCATCCGGTCAGTGCCGCTGTTGGTCTGGCTGTTTTGAAGCTTTACGAAGACGGCTTGCTGGAAAACGGTCGCAAAATGGGTGCGCGCCTGATTGCCGGCTTGGAAAGCCTGAAGGACCATCCGCTGGTGGGCGATGTGCGTGGTCGCGGCATGCTGGCCGCCATTGAAATGGTGGTGGACAAGGATAAGAAAACGCCGCTGCCCGCCGCTGCCGCACCTGCCACAAGAGTGTTTGAGCGCGCCTGGGACAATGGCCTTGTCATCCGCGCCTTTGCCAATGGCATTCTGGGCTATGCGCCGCCGCTGTGCTGCACGGAAAGCGAAATCGACGCCATTGTTGAGCGGACCAGAAAGACGCTGGATCAGACCCTGGCCGACCCGGACGTTCGCGCCGCCATGGCATGA
- a CDS encoding GNAT family N-acetyltransferase, with protein sequence MQASQIDIISFGPEHIDGAFLLSQQAEWPHRREDWAFVLSLSKGFVALEGDRVVGTALATLYGDTCATINMVIVDASMRGRGLGRKLMDMALQAAEGRECRLVATQDGLPLYEKLGFVASGEIIQHQGLAQAGAVVNSPVSWADQDVVQELAALDAAAFGADRRNLLCTLAETGKFAVLQNAGRISGYIALRPFGRGEVAGPVVATNEDDAKALLSFVFAARAGSFLRVDTTVATGLAPWLTDHGLLHVGGGVTMRRNAAQTGPYESASVKTHALASQALG encoded by the coding sequence ATGCAGGCAAGCCAGATCGACATTATTTCCTTTGGTCCGGAACACATCGACGGTGCATTTTTGCTGTCCCAGCAGGCTGAGTGGCCGCACCGCCGGGAAGATTGGGCCTTTGTGCTGTCCTTGAGCAAGGGCTTTGTGGCGCTCGAAGGGGATCGCGTGGTGGGAACCGCCTTGGCGACGCTGTATGGAGACACCTGCGCCACCATCAACATGGTCATTGTCGATGCCTCCATGCGCGGTCGCGGACTTGGCCGTAAACTGATGGATATGGCCTTACAGGCTGCGGAAGGCCGCGAATGCCGTCTGGTGGCAACACAAGATGGCCTGCCGCTGTATGAAAAGCTTGGCTTTGTTGCCTCCGGTGAGATTATCCAGCATCAGGGCCTCGCCCAAGCTGGGGCGGTTGTCAATTCTCCTGTCTCTTGGGCTGATCAAGACGTGGTGCAGGAATTGGCGGCCCTTGATGCGGCAGCCTTTGGCGCAGATCGGCGAAACCTCCTTTGCACACTCGCGGAAACGGGCAAATTCGCTGTTCTTCAAAATGCTGGTCGCATCTCCGGCTATATCGCCCTGCGCCCCTTTGGTCGCGGCGAAGTGGCGGGGCCTGTGGTGGCCACCAATGAGGACGATGCAAAAGCGCTGTTGTCCTTTGTGTTTGCGGCAAGAGCAGGATCATTTCTGCGCGTCGATACGACCGTCGCAACCGGCCTTGCACCGTGGCTGACAGACCACGGCCTGCTTCACGTTGGTGGCGGCGTGACCATGCGACGCAATGCGGCACAGACAGGTCCGTATGAATCCGCTTCTGTAAAAACCCATGCACTCGCCAGCCAAGCGCTGGGCTGA
- a CDS encoding haloacid dehalogenase type II yields MAPFRPKYITFDCYGTLINFQMAEAARDIYSAQLDAAHMDEFVKNFSAYRLDEVLGDWKPYADVVHNAIERTCKRNGVTFREENAKIVYERVPTWGPHADVPAGLAKVAKEIPLVILSNAMNSQIMSNVEKLGAPFHAVYTAEQAQSYKPRMKGFEYMFDMLGCGPDDITHVSSSFRYDLMTAHDLGIKNKVWVNRGHEPANPYYGYQEIADISGLPGVFGL; encoded by the coding sequence ATGGCTCCCTTCCGCCCGAAATACATCACCTTCGATTGCTACGGCACGCTCATCAATTTCCAGATGGCGGAAGCAGCCCGCGATATTTACAGCGCCCAGCTGGATGCCGCCCATATGGACGAGTTTGTCAAAAACTTCTCGGCCTATCGTCTGGATGAAGTTCTGGGCGACTGGAAGCCCTATGCCGACGTGGTGCACAACGCCATTGAGCGCACCTGCAAGAGAAACGGCGTAACCTTCCGCGAGGAGAACGCCAAGATCGTGTATGAGCGTGTACCCACCTGGGGGCCACACGCGGATGTGCCTGCTGGCCTTGCCAAAGTGGCCAAGGAAATTCCGTTGGTTATTCTCTCCAACGCCATGAATTCGCAGATCATGTCGAATGTCGAAAAGCTTGGTGCGCCCTTCCATGCGGTCTATACGGCAGAGCAGGCGCAGTCCTACAAGCCGCGCATGAAGGGCTTTGAATATATGTTCGACATGCTCGGCTGCGGCCCTGATGACATTACCCATGTGTCCTCTTCCTTCCGCTATGATCTGATGACCGCCCATGATCTGGGCATCAAGAACAAGGTCTGGGTCAACCGTGGTCATGAGCCAGCCAATCCCTATTATGGCTATCAGGAAATCGCAGACATTTCCGGTCTGCCCGGTGTGTTTGGTCTTTAA
- a CDS encoding NAD(P)/FAD-dependent oxidoreductase, with amino-acid sequence MKYLSYWHDTAPQFPGGITGAIEGDFDVAVIGGGFTGLAAARQLARAGAKVIVLEGQRIGWGASGRNGGHLNNGLAHSYLGAKAELGKERAIALYQALDSSIDTIEALIAEEGIDCNFRRAGKLKLASKPQHFEGLARNFEALHEEVDPDTALLSGSDLKSEIGSPFFGAMLSKKSAMMHMGRYVVGLANAAHRHGAVVAEQALVTSVEKHGDRHRLTTARGHVTAKDVLVATGAYTTPNFNFFRRRIIPVGSFLIATRPLSETEVAAVMPGNRTCVNTMNIGNYWRLSPDNRLIFGGRARFSATSDQQSDAKSGEILRQSLAAIFPQLAKVEIDYCWGGLVDMTKDRYPRAGYQDGVWYAMGYSGHGAQLSTHLGMIMADTIMGKPDANPLKGLDWPAVPGHFGKPWFLPLVGMYYKILDRFQ; translated from the coding sequence ATGAAATATCTCTCCTATTGGCACGACACCGCCCCGCAATTTCCCGGTGGCATCACCGGCGCAATTGAAGGCGATTTTGATGTCGCCGTGATTGGCGGCGGCTTTACAGGCCTCGCTGCCGCCCGCCAACTGGCGCGCGCCGGGGCAAAGGTGATCGTGCTGGAGGGGCAGCGCATCGGCTGGGGCGCTTCTGGGCGCAATGGCGGGCACCTCAACAATGGCTTGGCCCACAGCTATCTGGGGGCCAAGGCTGAGCTTGGCAAAGAGCGGGCGATTGCGCTTTACCAGGCGCTCGACAGTTCCATCGACACCATCGAGGCGCTGATTGCCGAGGAAGGAATCGATTGCAATTTCCGCCGCGCGGGAAAGCTGAAACTGGCCTCCAAGCCCCAGCATTTCGAAGGGCTTGCCCGCAATTTCGAAGCCCTGCATGAAGAGGTCGATCCTGACACGGCCCTGTTGTCGGGATCGGATTTGAAAAGTGAGATCGGCTCACCTTTTTTTGGTGCCATGCTGTCCAAAAAGAGCGCGATGATGCATATGGGCCGCTATGTGGTGGGTCTTGCGAACGCCGCCCACCGCCACGGCGCAGTGGTTGCTGAGCAGGCCTTAGTCACCTCTGTTGAAAAGCACGGCGACCGTCACCGCCTGACCACTGCGCGCGGCCATGTGACGGCCAAGGATGTGCTGGTGGCCACCGGGGCCTATACCACGCCTAATTTCAACTTTTTCCGTCGCCGTATCATTCCGGTTGGCAGTTTTCTGATTGCCACACGTCCGTTATCAGAAACAGAAGTGGCTGCCGTGATGCCGGGCAACCGCACCTGCGTGAACACCATGAACATCGGCAATTATTGGCGACTGTCACCCGACAATCGCTTGATCTTCGGCGGTCGCGCCCGTTTCTCCGCCACATCGGATCAGCAATCGGACGCCAAAAGCGGCGAAATCCTGCGCCAGTCCCTTGCCGCGATTTTCCCACAGCTTGCCAAGGTCGAGATCGATTATTGCTGGGGCGGTCTGGTGGATATGACGAAGGACCGCTACCCCCGCGCAGGCTATCAGGACGGTGTGTGGTATGCCATGGGCTATTCCGGCCACGGTGCCCAACTTTCCACCCACCTCGGCATGATCATGGCCGATACCATCATGGGCAAGCCTGACGCCAATCCGCTGAAAGGTCTGGATTGGCCCGCCGTGCCGGGACATTTTGGCAAGCCATGGTTTCTGCCGTTGGTCGGGATGTATTATAAAATTCTCGATAGATTTCAGTGA